CGAGTTATTTCTTTGGCAGAGGGCGGAAAAGGCTTTCTGGCACAACCTGATGTCCTCAGGGAAACAAGCCTGATAACAATAACCCAAAGAAACAGATGGAACGTAGCTAAAAGATTTAGCTTACATCTTTGAATAAGTAAAAAGAACTATACGACGTCGcgattttctcattgaattcACATGGAAaggcataaaaaaaagattttttattttgttaaaaacatgtttaaaaaaaaactggtcAATGCTACAAATGCTTTACAAAAACCCCAGAGAGTAACATCCAcataaaatatgtacataaaaATATGGCTTAATTACAGATTGAAAACATGCTAAATGGCAGGAGTCTATAGAcgcattctctctctcacacacacacacactcacacacggccTGCATAAACAAGAATGAGTACTGTCAAAACCATCAGTCTCTAGCCTCTGGCCTCACTACTGAGATTGCATGGAGTGTagtcatgtttctttttttaaaagcaacttTAAACCTTTGAATGCGTAAGAATACATAAAAACCGGCAATGTCTTTCCCCCTgtaaagaaaatacttttttttgtttttttgctggagTGATCCGCAAAAAACATTAGTCGGACCACTAGAAGCAGAAGTACCACCGCCCAGGGTAAAAGGTGCTCCGCTTAGTAACAGCAACAAAATAATTGAGACTAGCAGAAGGATCTCATTGTCCGTCCAGTTGGCTGCATCACTTGTTAGTAAAAGGAACGTCTGTGTAGCCTTCAGAGCAGAAGAGGAGCGCCTGAGGAGTCCATTTCGGTGCCATGGTGGTAGGCCGAGTAGGCTGTGGTGTTGCTGGAGGAGTACGCTGTGAGAGAAGGGGCTTTATTTAATACGCGGAAAACAGACAAACTAAAACACAGCTCTCAGACGATCAAGAGGAGGTTCTATTTCATGCACAAATGGGGGACCAGAGACGCGGACGTTGTGCAAACACAATGCGTTTGTGGCGGTACACCACGTCCTTTTAACCCCCCCTCTccgcagaacaacaacaaaaacagagacTTCTGCAAGTTAATCCACCTGTAACCAAAGCCGTTCGCTAAAATGACACgattatgtgtttatttaatgtgaCTCAACCTGCTGCTGGAAGCTGGTTGGTGTAGAGTGACTGCTGAGCTGGAGGCTGGGAGTGAGGCAGATTGATAGGTGGGTATAAGGTGGCAGATGATGGGGAGGAGGAACCTAATGAGCGAGGGATTGTAATGTGCAGAGAAAGGGGCAGGAATGTGGGGCTTTCACTGGTTAAAGAAGGGCACGATGCTGAAAAGTAGAGAAAAGGCCTGCGGCTGCGACAATGGTTGGTGGAGACCTGAGCTGATTCACCTCGGGGAAAAACAGATCTCCATCTGaacaatgcacacaaacatccaTACCTTTTTCAATAATGTGCTAACATCACAATTCTCCAACCACACGTTTCCCCACTCTACTGCGCACTGATCGGGGCTCTGGTGCAACTCCTCCTCGGCAGCCAGCCTACTCACTTCTCTCGCTGTAGGGTCTCATTTTCCTCGCCAGCTCGTCGGATGGCGTCTGCTCCGACACTTTCACCTCTGGAACTGTAGCGCGGGACAAGAAGACAAAATGAGCCCAGACAAGGAGCGTTAACAGATTAACGCACTCTCATTTTAGTAGCAATACGGTCATCCCGGCCATTGCGCAATGCGTCTTACGAGGCAGAGTGTGCCTGTACCAACTCGTCACCGATTAACAAATAATTGTTGGGTCATTTCCTGGTGTATTTGTGCTACAAAAGCAGCGTCCCAACAGACACTATGAGTCATTTACGGAAGACAAATGAGATGGTATATTTGGTATGTGGCAGTACCTAAGAAACATTCATAGAGCAGAAAGTAGTAATGACAATTGCTTAATCTCACAGTCACTGCTGACAAAGGTGTTGGTCATGGTCTCGTTGCCACTGTCCGGGAGAGTCCCGTCGTTCCTCCCATTATTAGGACGCTGTCCCGCCGACGGATGGCTCTTGTTCCTCTTGCCCTTCCGCGTGCTGATGCGGATGACGCCGTGCACGAGCTTGCActcggcctcctgctcctccaggttGTAGTCCTGCGCGATGCTGTAGATGAGCTCGCTGATCTCGAGGGTCTTGCGGGAGAAAGACGAGTCGGAGGTGCACTTGGCCAGCTGGTCGATCTGGTGCAGGGCGTAAAGCTCCAGCAGCTTCTTGGTGATGAGAGAGTCGATGTCGGTGCCGGTGTCACTCAGGTCATCTAAATCATAGTCCTCGCGTGACAACAAGCTGGTGTTGCTGACCGGCCGGTGGCTTTCCCCCCTGCCCGGCGTACCGGTCCGCTTTGCGTCAGTAACCGGATACCTCACCGTCTGACCTCTGATGCGCACGTCGGCGTAGCGGAAGCTGTCACTTGTGGGCAACTTGGTGGCTTTGGTAGACTTGGTGGACTCCAAGGGGATGCCACAGGTGGGGTTGGTCACAGCCATGCCATTGGGAGGGTGGGGCTCGCTGCCGGTTTTAGGGGGGCGGTCCGTGGAGCTCTCGTTAACGGGCAGGCAGGGCTCCCGGCTGCCGTAAAAGCCACAGGTCAGCACGCAGCAGATGAGGGCCTTGCAGCCAGTCCAGCCCATGGAGGCGCAGGAGCCGCAGGCATGCCTGCCGGTAGGCGCGCCGTCCGCCGACCCAGGGATAAATCCTATAGTCTCCGAGCCCCTCGGCGTGCCGTTCCGCGGGCAGCCTCTGCCGCAAACGTACTTGCTCTCCGGATACCGGGTGCGGTCAGCGCGATGCTCGTGCAGATGTGCGCCGCGAGGATCCCTGTAGGCGTCTTGGCCCGCCTCGCTCTCCCTGGAGATGGTCCGGGTGGGTCGGTGCTTGTCTGCCCGCGGGCCGGAGGCGTGGGGTCTGTGGTGACGGGGCACCTGGGGAGCCGCGGTGCTGTGGCCAGGCATGGCTCAGAATACCTGGgacctggtggggggggggggggggaggaatgtATAACCAGGTGTGAAACTCCCATTTTGTTGCCACACAGACTTGCAGCATTAAATGCACCATGACACAGTGAAATAGCCTGAAGAGATACGTGGTAAACCCTCGATCACACTGAAGAAACCTCACCGGAAATTCTgagaatgtaaaaataaaaaaaccccGAGGGCATTAATTGCTGGCCCGGATTGTAATTTGGCCCATTCCGTCGCGCTCTCAGAGCTTGTTTTGGCCTTCAGTGAACGCGCAAGGAAAACATGTCTGAACAAAACGCAAAACATTCTAGTTGTTGTGTTACTTTCGAAGCGTCCACTTACCGCATAGGAGAAAACACTCGTGGTTGTCTTCTATGATTGATAGTTAGAAGCGAACAAACCGCGGAAGTCTCCCagagcggaaaaaaaaaaacttctgctcgcgcttcaaacaaacacaaggaGACGGATTCTGCGCCGCCGACACATTTCCAGATgattttatttcccccccaacTTACTTCGCTAACCTGAAGTCGGTTGCCGTGACCGGACAAGGCGAAGCGGCTCATTCGGGTCGTCCACGCATCTCTGGTAAAAGTCTTGTGTCGGCGCGGCGCTGCCGTGAGCCTCCCAATGTTTGGCTAATACCTGCGGCTACTGCTAATCCCACATTCTGCTCCCACCCACAGGTGAGTCGTGACGTCACAAGGGGCGGATGTAAAATCGCAGACGAGGGAAAGAAAAATTAAAAGGGACTTGGAATTAAAAATAAGGAAAAGAGTGAAGaaggagaacaagaagaagggagaaataaaaacaaaaaacggaaACCTCTGACTTCCATATTCATATTGTAATTTGGGACCAGTTGATGCAAGATACCAATGAAATTCTGCAAGACGATGAGACAAgtgggtttcttttcttttcttttgcgcACACATGCTGTGAACATACACACGTGGAGGACACGCACGCGGCAGCGCACGGCTGCAGGGCCAGCAGGTGTTTTCCAGGCAATAACCTTGGTTCTGCCCTATTTCTCCCTGTATGGAAACACTTAATCACCCTTTCTTTGAACAGAAAGTAGGACCATCTTACCTGGAGAAGAATACGAGTCTGTGTGTTGTGGTTGCACTGCAGGCACAATAAAACAGGGGCCCAATAAAACTAAATGCATCAACAGTTTATTTTCACTATAATTCATGTAAATACACGTTGCATATCACACAGTTGATTGAATGTCTTCATTTGAATGGTGCTATGCCACTGTCACATTCTGGCACAATAAGGGTTAATCGTATTAAATAGAACGGACTGAAATAGTTTCTATAGGTTAAAGTTTCTTGGGTCTAAATACATTTGTCATGACATTAAGCTActgtttcttttatgtttctGGCAGTCTTTTGCAGGATGTTGGGATATTTTAAGTTACAATACGAAATAGCTAACTAACCACAGATGACAAAAACTGAGGCCTTATAGGATGTTTGTATAGcctatttattacattttcagttAATGTCTGATAAACATACACTAATAATGTCAATTCACAGATAAAAGTGCCTGGAAAACACAGGTATGGTAGGATGTATAAGTAATAACCACAGTATGAACAGGAAGCTCAAAAATATTGTAAATCTACCAGCTAAGTAACCGTTCACATCTACGTCTTCCTCAAATGTTTCTACCTTTGTGAAAAGATCATCGGTTCACAGGTGGAGAGTTTGCCAGCTCTTTaacctgtgtgtctgcaggaggcTTCACAATACAAGTGTCACTTGTCAGTCGTTGAGGCAGAGCTGATCCTAAATCCCGCCTGCTGCCACCGTTATCTGCGGGGATGTGCCCCAGCCGAGGGTCCGAGTCCATCTCGTAACGGTAGTGATAACCCTCCAGAACATCCCGACACGCGTCTCTCATTTCAATGATCCACTTCTTCATACCCTTGCGATTGAGGTAGAGCACAAAGAGAAACACCATACCAACAAGACCAAGCACCAGCCCGAGGAAGACATAAGATGTCTGCAGGGGGAGGTCAGCCACTTCCGTTTGGACTGGATCAACACATCCAATGGCGTGGACGCTGAGCCCTGGCAGGCGGGCGCCACTTAGTCCTCTTGGCGAGGCGCACCTCACCGCATCCAAATCCACCTGAGCTCTCGATTCGTTCAGCCAGGCCGCGAAACGGCCGATGTCGCAGGAGCAGTTGTAGGGGTTGCACCCAAGGAGGATTCTGATGTTCCCAAGCTTCTCCAGCTCTAGTAGAGCGTCAGCCCCGAATGTGACGAAGGCGTTGTGGGTAAGGTCCAGCAGCTCCAGACGGTTCATGCCAGAGAAGGTTCCATTGTGGACGGCTTCCAGAGAGTTGTTGGTGAGGAAGAGCTGCCGCAGGTCGGGAAGGTGGGAGAAAAACCCAAGGGGCAGCCGGGCGAGGTGGTTCCCAGAAAGGTCGAGTCGGAGGAGTCCTCTGAGACCCCCCCAGCGCAGAGCCGTGGTGAGGTCTGTCAGGGCGGGGAGGTCGTGCAGCGAGCGGCTTAAGTTTAGCTCCTGGAGGGGACTGCCGGGTATGCTGAGAGCTTCGGGGTGAATGAGGGCCAGTCGGTTCTCACTGAGGTCCAGGAAGCgcaggtggatgaggggagAGAAGCTGTGGGACGCCATGTCTGTGATCCTGTGAAGATGACGAACACTGAGACATTTAACACAACTCAGTGTACTGTCacagtaaacaaataaaaaaacacattcagagTAACAGACATTATTAAGGGCTATTTATTAGTTGTGCATGAGAAAAGTGTGTCATATCCAAATATGGCTCAATggacacaaatcaaacaaaaacaatgacattCTCACCTATTATTACTTAAAATGATGTTGGTGACATTCTCCATCTTCGTAAAGGAATCCGGTCCAATCTGGTGTATATTGTTTCCTGTGATGATGACCGCCTTCGCATATCCCGGAATACTTTGTGGCACTGTGAGAATCTccttggaaacacatttcactGTGCGAGTGACAGCAAAACACTCACAGCCAAAAGGACACTCCAAGCACTGGTATGGTGCACAGAGAAGGATTCCCAAAAACAcccaaacagcaaaaaaacacatctctaaacacacattaaaatgaTGGCAGAGAACCAAACATCATTCCACCTGAACTAACAAGTCAAGTTGTAAACACAGCTTTTCTTTTACTACCAATTAAATGCTGCAGAGGCGACAAAGAGAGCTCCCGCCCCAACCCCTACTCATCTGAACCTCTCTGGAAATAAAGGTGCAAGTCAATTGATGGTACTCTGCACCACGCAGAATCAGCTGGATGAAGAAGTTACGTGGTTCCCTTAAAGGTACAGAGGACAGTTCGGGCATCCACAGCCTGTGACCTACACTGGTCTGCCAGGGGAGATTTCACGTCCACAAATGGGGTTACAGAAACATGATTGAGATAtaccaatataatatatatagatatatatatatatacaatgaaTGATTATTTTTCATGTACATAGCATAGAAAACAaactatgaaataaataaaatagcattCTTCATAGTCTGAGCTACAGAAACATCCCAACATTGGGATCCACAGAtacaacacacaacaaagagggcatttttttacattgaaataCCTTCGTGTCCTTCATTATTTCTATCTTTGGTAGTGGCTCATATCTCTTAACTTAGACTGACTAATAATTGATGAACACTTTCAGCACTAGGATTTCTGAATACGTTTGGTAGTGATCCATCACTGAAGTGTAAATTAGTTGgtgcagaaaacacattcatcacGGCTCATCATCATACTTGTATAATTCTTAGTAAGCAAAACACCAACACAGAAGCCTCTGTGTGAAAAacagtacattttaaaaaataaagtagctTACTCACCTACTAAATTAAGCATGTAAATTGTTATAACATTAGTTTATTtcaaaaccaaacacaaacGAAAATTTTCCCTAAAAAGCCTCCATCCCGAACACACAACAAAGTCCTTAATTTTGTGACGGTACATAAACGTCACTATCATTCACGTCAACAGCCAATAACAATACATCAAGTACAACCAAAGACTACGAGTCATCCCGCTGAGCCTCCCGCTCCGCTACTGGAGGTTGAGTGTTAGGATGAACGTGCCGAGGACTCCGCAGAGCATGAAGAAGGGCAGCCAGGTCTTGAGGAACGCCGCCCAGCTGAAGGACACAGAGAGAGCAACATGTTGAGAGGGAGATGAGGACATTTGAGGGGTATCACATGGTCCAATGTCTTTACTCCCCCTGAAGGGCCACGGCTCTTCTCTCTACCCCCTGAACGCACCCCAGCCTGCGTGCTACTGTCCTTTCCACCAAGCCGCTGCAGGGAGCCCCACCAGGGAGGCGACCTTCAGTGGTGACACGGGGGAGAGCGCCATTGTCGGTGATGGATTACACTCCTCCCCTTCTGTTTAAAAGGCCCGCGGCAGGTGGATGTGCCGAGGCAGCGAAAACGGCGGCGTCTCAATGTGGGTCGGAGGAGAATAACGAGGGGTTCTCTTCTTAGTGTCCAGCAGAGCGATGTAAAACAACTGTGTGTTTGCCCAAGAAGTGTTACAGACCATATTTTTCTCATGTGATTATATGActgcttctgttttttctctgtaCACACGTCTGCTTTTGCATA
This genomic stretch from Gasterosteus aculeatus chromosome 20, fGasAcu3.hap1.1, whole genome shotgun sequence harbors:
- the LOC120809979 gene encoding trophoblast glycoprotein isoform X2; protein product: MCFFAVWVFLGILLCAPYQCLECPFGCECFAVTRTVKCVSKEILTVPQSIPGYAKAVIITGNNIHQIGPDSFTKMENVTNIILSNNRITDMASHSFSPLIHLRFLDLSENRLALIHPEALSIPGSPLQELNLSRSLHDLPALTDLTTALRWGGLRGLLRLDLSGNHLARLPLGFFSHLPDLRQLFLTNNSLEAVHNGTFSGMNRLELLDLTHNAFVTFGADALLELEKLGNIRILLGCNPYNCSCDIGRFAAWLNESRAQVDLDAVRCASPRGLSGARLPGLSVHAIGCVDPVQTEVADLPLQTSYVFLGLVLGLVGMVFLFVLYLNRKGMKKWIIEMRDACRDVLEGYHYRYEMDSDPRLGHIPADNGGSRRDLGSALPQRLTSDTCIVKPPADTQVKELANSPPVNR
- the LOC120809979 gene encoding trophoblast glycoprotein isoform X1, whose protein sequence is MCFFAVWVFLGILLCAPYQCLECPFGCECFAVTRTVKCVSKEILTVPQSIPGYAKAVIITGNNIHQIGPDSFTKMENVTNIILSNNSVRHLHRITDMASHSFSPLIHLRFLDLSENRLALIHPEALSIPGSPLQELNLSRSLHDLPALTDLTTALRWGGLRGLLRLDLSGNHLARLPLGFFSHLPDLRQLFLTNNSLEAVHNGTFSGMNRLELLDLTHNAFVTFGADALLELEKLGNIRILLGCNPYNCSCDIGRFAAWLNESRAQVDLDAVRCASPRGLSGARLPGLSVHAIGCVDPVQTEVADLPLQTSYVFLGLVLGLVGMVFLFVLYLNRKGMKKWIIEMRDACRDVLEGYHYRYEMDSDPRLGHIPADNGGSRRDLGSALPQRLTSDTCIVKPPADTQVKELANSPPVNR
- the kdf1a gene encoding keratinocyte differentiation factor 1, giving the protein MPGHSTAAPQVPRHHRPHASGPRADKHRPTRTISRESEAGQDAYRDPRGAHLHEHRADRTRYPESKYVCGRGCPRNGTPRGSETIGFIPGSADGAPTGRHACGSCASMGWTGCKALICCVLTCGFYGSREPCLPVNESSTDRPPKTGSEPHPPNGMAVTNPTCGIPLESTKSTKATKLPTSDSFRYADVRIRGQTVRYPVTDAKRTGTPGRGESHRPVSNTSLLSREDYDLDDLSDTGTDIDSLITKKLLELYALHQIDQLAKCTSDSSFSRKTLEISELIYSIAQDYNLEEQEAECKLVHGVIRISTRKGKRNKSHPSAGQRPNNGRNDGTLPDSGNETMTNTFVSSDFPEVKVSEQTPSDELARKMRPYSERTYSSSNTTAYSAYHHGTEMDSSGAPLLL